A section of the Persephonella sp. genome encodes:
- the rpsC gene encoding 30S ribosomal protein S3 has protein sequence MGQKVHPIGFRLGVTKDWKSKWFADKKRYSQILHEDLKIRQFIEEKYKQAGIADVIIERLGEKIRVKILASKPGIVIGRKGAEVEELNKILLALTDAKEVLVNVDEVKKPELNAKLVAEDIALQLERRVSHRRAMKRAIDNAMRAGAKGIKVQVGGRIGGVDLARKEWFMAGRMPLQTIRADIDYGTARASTKYGILGIKVWIYKGDKLSEQKEEVLKKIEEELHTV, from the coding sequence GTGGGTCAAAAAGTACATCCAATAGGCTTTAGATTAGGGGTAACAAAAGACTGGAAATCAAAATGGTTCGCAGACAAAAAAAGATACAGCCAGATACTCCATGAAGATCTAAAAATTAGACAGTTTATTGAAGAAAAATACAAACAGGCAGGGATTGCTGACGTAATAATAGAAAGACTTGGAGAAAAAATCAGAGTTAAGATTCTCGCTTCCAAACCGGGAATAGTTATAGGAAGAAAGGGTGCAGAAGTTGAGGAATTAAACAAAATTCTTCTTGCCCTTACAGATGCAAAAGAAGTTCTGGTTAATGTTGATGAAGTTAAAAAACCTGAATTAAATGCAAAACTTGTTGCAGAAGATATAGCTCTCCAGCTTGAAAGAAGGGTTTCCCATAGAAGGGCAATGAAGAGAGCTATTGACAATGCAATGAGAGCAGGAGCAAAAGGAATAAAAGTTCAAGTAGGCGGTCGTATCGGTGGAGTTGATCTTGCCAGAAAAGAATGGTTTATGGCAGGAAGAATGCCTCTCCAGACAATAAGAGCTGATATAGACTATGGAACTGCAAGAGCTTCAACAAAATACGGAATTTTAGGAATAAAAGTATGGATTTACAAAGGAGACAAACTCTCTGAACAAAAAGAAGAAGTTCTCAAGAAAATAGAAGAGGAACTCCATACAGTTTAA
- the rplW gene encoding 50S ribosomal protein L23 encodes MSTRTPYDILIRPVLTEKAVKQNEKENKLVFEVPLDANKIEIKKAVEQVFGVKVKEVRTMIVKPKQKRVGLSKPGYTKKWKKAIVRIESEEPINIAELI; translated from the coding sequence ATGAGCACAAGAACCCCGTATGATATACTAATACGCCCTGTTTTGACAGAAAAGGCTGTTAAACAGAATGAAAAGGAAAACAAACTTGTGTTTGAAGTTCCACTGGATGCGAACAAAATTGAAATAAAAAAGGCAGTGGAACAGGTTTTCGGTGTAAAAGTAAAAGAAGTTAGAACAATGATAGTTAAACCAAAACAAAAAAGAGTAGGTTTGTCCAAACCTGGATATACTAAAAAATGGAAAAAAGCTATTGTAAGAATTGAATCTGAAGAACCAATAAACATAGCAGAATTAATATAG
- the rplV gene encoding 50S ribosomal protein L22: MAEATKNLEARAILRYARTSPTKARQVINQIRGKDVGQALALLHGMNKRAARIVEKLLKSAIANAEMKNMDIDNLYIKEIKAEDGPILKRYMPRAYGRATPKKRRFSHIYITLAERQ, encoded by the coding sequence ATGGCAGAAGCTACTAAAAATTTAGAAGCAAGAGCTATTCTGAGATATGCCAGAACATCACCTACAAAAGCGAGACAGGTGATTAATCAGATAAGAGGCAAAGATGTAGGACAGGCACTTGCTCTTCTTCATGGAATGAATAAAAGAGCTGCAAGAATTGTAGAAAAACTTCTGAAAAGTGCAATTGCAAATGCAGAAATGAAAAATATGGACATAGACAACCTTTATATTAAAGAAATTAAAGCTGAAGATGGCCCTATACTCAAAAGATATATGCCAAGAGCATATGGAAGGGCTACTCCAAAGAAAAGAAGATTTTCTCACATCTATATAACATTAGCTGAAAGGCAGTAA
- the rplN gene encoding 50S ribosomal protein L14 produces the protein MIRRGTYLNTADNSGAKKVQCIGIPKKVNFGKQTDFATLGDVITVTVKDALPNGTAKKGKIYKAVVVRTAKEVGRPDGSYIKFDDNAVVLLNNNLEPLGTRILGPVAREIRAKGFYRIVSLAPEVI, from the coding sequence ATGATAAGAAGAGGAACTTATCTTAATACAGCGGATAACTCAGGTGCAAAAAAAGTTCAGTGTATAGGAATACCTAAAAAGGTTAACTTTGGTAAACAGACTGATTTTGCTACACTTGGAGATGTTATCACAGTAACCGTTAAGGATGCCCTTCCAAACGGAACAGCTAAAAAAGGAAAAATATACAAAGCCGTTGTGGTTAGAACAGCCAAAGAAGTTGGAAGACCAGATGGCAGCTACATAAAATTTGATGATAATGCAGTTGTTCTTCTTAACAATAACCTTGAACCTCTTGGAACACGTATTTTAGGACCTGTTGCAAGGGAAATAAGAGCCAAAGGATTTTACAGAATAGTTTCTTTAGCACCGGAGGTAATATAA
- the rpsQ gene encoding 30S ribosomal protein S17 yields the protein MAVKSGKKEFVGKVVSNKMDKTVVVAVERQLPHPLYGKRIKKTSKFYAHDPENKCQIGDIVRIRESRPISKLKRWVVVEILPQ from the coding sequence ATGGCTGTAAAATCAGGAAAAAAGGAATTTGTAGGTAAAGTAGTTTCTAATAAAATGGATAAAACTGTTGTTGTGGCTGTAGAAAGACAGCTTCCACACCCACTCTATGGAAAAAGAATTAAAAAGACATCTAAATTCTATGCCCATGACCCAGAAAACAAATGTCAGATTGGAGATATAGTTAGAATAAGAGAATCCAGACCTATTTCTAAACTCAAAAGATGGGTTGTTGTTGAAATTCTTCCACAGTAG
- the rplB gene encoding 50S ribosomal protein L2, which produces MGVRKLKPVTNGTRHAILYDFSEITKKEPEKSLVEPLKSKAGRNNQGRITVRHKGGGHKRKYRIIDFKRDKWGVPAKVAAIEYDPNRSARIALLHYADGEKRYIIWPEGLKVGDTVVAGPDAEIKVGNALPLENIPVGTFVHNIELTPGKGGQLARAAGMSAQILGRQGDYIQLRLPSGEIRLVHKKCMATIGTVGLAEHELVKLGKAGRARWLGIRPTVRGTAMNPVDHPHGGGEGKTFGKHPVSPWGQPTKGYKTRRGAKYSDKFIIKRRGK; this is translated from the coding sequence ATGGGTGTTAGAAAATTAAAGCCTGTTACAAATGGAACAAGGCATGCAATCTTATATGATTTTTCAGAAATAACAAAAAAAGAGCCTGAAAAATCTCTGGTAGAGCCTTTAAAAAGTAAGGCTGGAAGAAATAACCAGGGAAGAATAACCGTCAGACATAAAGGTGGCGGACATAAAAGAAAATACAGAATAATAGACTTTAAAAGGGATAAATGGGGTGTACCTGCAAAAGTTGCAGCAATAGAGTATGACCCTAACAGATCAGCAAGAATAGCACTACTTCATTATGCAGATGGAGAAAAAAGATATATTATCTGGCCAGAAGGTCTTAAAGTAGGAGATACAGTTGTTGCAGGACCAGATGCAGAGATAAAAGTAGGAAACGCCCTTCCACTTGAGAATATTCCTGTTGGTACATTTGTCCATAACATTGAACTTACACCAGGCAAAGGTGGACAGCTTGCAAGAGCTGCAGGAATGTCTGCACAAATACTTGGAAGACAGGGAGATTATATACAGCTTAGACTTCCTTCTGGAGAAATTAGACTTGTTCATAAGAAATGTATGGCAACTATCGGGACAGTAGGTCTTGCTGAACATGAGCTTGTTAAACTAGGTAAAGCAGGTAGGGCGAGATGGCTAGGCATTAGACCAACCGTTAGAGGAACAGCTATGAACCCTGTTGACCACCCACACGGTGGTGGTGAAGGTAAAACATTCGGTAAGCATCCTGTTTCTCCATGGGGACAACCTACAAAGGGTTACAAAACCAGACGTGGAGCTAAATATTCTGACAAATTCATTATCAAACGTAGAGGTAAATAA
- the rplX gene encoding 50S ribosomal protein L24, whose protein sequence is MVKTKLKKGDTVIVIAGKEKGKTGKIKQIIRNSDPNKVRVIIEGVNIGKKHLRHIEGVQEGGIVEIERPIHISNVMYYDEKSGQRVKIGVRIKEEGNKIIKERFNKKTGETIDIIWEKEKK, encoded by the coding sequence ATGGTTAAAACAAAACTAAAAAAAGGTGACACAGTAATAGTAATAGCTGGAAAAGAAAAAGGAAAAACAGGAAAAATTAAACAAATAATAAGAAATTCAGACCCAAATAAAGTCAGAGTGATTATTGAAGGTGTAAATATAGGTAAAAAACACCTTAGACATATTGAAGGTGTTCAAGAAGGTGGAATTGTAGAGATAGAAAGACCAATTCATATATCAAATGTTATGTATTACGATGAAAAATCAGGTCAAAGAGTAAAAATAGGTGTCAGAATAAAAGAAGAAGGAAACAAAATAATAAAAGAAAGATTCAATAAAAAAACCGGTGAAACAATAGATATTATCTGGGAAAAAGAAAAAAAGTAA
- the rplP gene encoding 50S ribosomal protein L16: MSLLQPKKLKWRKQHRGRMKGKASRRNYVAFGEYGLQALEPCWMTSRQIEAARIAIVREAKKGAKVWIRVFPHKPVTRKPAETRMGKGKGDLDHFVAVVKPGHILFELAGVPEEVAAEAFRKAGHKLPIKTRLVKARS, encoded by the coding sequence ATGTCTCTCTTACAACCTAAGAAATTAAAATGGAGAAAACAACATAGAGGTAGAATGAAAGGGAAGGCCAGCAGAAGAAATTATGTGGCCTTCGGTGAATATGGACTTCAGGCACTTGAACCATGCTGGATGACATCCAGACAAATAGAAGCTGCCCGTATTGCAATAGTAAGGGAAGCTAAAAAAGGTGCAAAAGTGTGGATTAGAGTATTCCCTCATAAACCTGTTACCAGAAAACCGGCAGAAACAAGAATGGGTAAAGGAAAAGGTGACCTTGACCACTTTGTAGCAGTAGTTAAACCAGGACATATCCTTTTTGAACTTGCAGGTGTTCCTGAAGAGGTTGCCGCCGAGGCATTCAGAAAGGCAGGACATAAACTCCCAATAAAAACAAGACTTGTAAAAGCGAGGTCGTAA
- the rpmC gene encoding 50S ribosomal protein L29 produces the protein MKVEELRKLTDDELKEKLVELKKKLMNLRFQNSIGGLEKPSEIRETKRTIARILTILRERELQAQGGGK, from the coding sequence ATGAAGGTAGAAGAACTGAGAAAACTTACAGATGATGAACTTAAAGAAAAATTAGTTGAACTTAAGAAAAAATTGATGAATCTTAGATTCCAAAACTCTATAGGTGGACTTGAAAAGCCATCTGAAATTAGAGAAACCAAAAGAACAATTGCAAGAATACTTACTATCCTTAGAGAAAGAGAGCTACAAGCTCAAGGTGGAGGTAAATAA
- the rpsS gene encoding 30S ribosomal protein S19, whose product MGYKGKWNERNKNPYVNEKILKKIRKMNETGERKVIKVWDRACTITEEMVGHTIAVYNGMKFIPVYIQPEMVGHKLGEFSLTRTFRGHPDKSAKAVKKK is encoded by the coding sequence ATGGGATACAAAGGTAAATGGAACGAAAGAAATAAAAATCCATATGTAAATGAGAAAATACTCAAAAAAATAAGAAAAATGAATGAAACCGGTGAAAGAAAAGTTATAAAAGTATGGGATAGAGCCTGCACCATTACAGAAGAAATGGTAGGGCATACAATAGCTGTTTACAACGGAATGAAATTTATCCCTGTATATATCCAGCCGGAAATGGTTGGACATAAACTTGGAGAGTTCTCTTTAACAAGAACATTTAGAGGACACCCTGATAAATCAGCTAAAGCTGTTAAGAAAAAATAA